A window from bacterium encodes these proteins:
- a CDS encoding sulfatase-like hydrolase/transferase: IGRMLDALEESGALANTAIFFVADHGEELWDHGGWGHGFTMYDEVVRVPLIVRWPGVFPEGTVRDDRVSIADIFPTVLDTLGIDYDPKLISGRSLTLSPDPGRVLFAECSRNQNLPVLNHQLHQITVLAPEGSLILDRDTGDVLYFTPEDATQRDEAGDEHPEDRDRLLGLIEKYDAEQAALRDTYNPEAAGLSPEETAAQLENLRAVGYLQ, encoded by the coding sequence ATCGGCCGGATGCTGGACGCCCTGGAGGAGAGTGGGGCGCTCGCGAACACCGCGATTTTCTTCGTGGCCGACCACGGTGAGGAGCTCTGGGACCACGGCGGCTGGGGCCACGGTTTCACCATGTACGACGAGGTGGTGCGCGTGCCGCTCATCGTCCGCTGGCCCGGGGTCTTCCCCGAGGGGACGGTCCGCGACGACCGGGTGAGCATCGCCGATATCTTTCCCACCGTCCTGGATACCCTGGGAATTGATTACGATCCGAAGCTCATCAGCGGACGTTCCCTGACGCTCTCCCCCGATCCTGGGCGCGTACTGTTCGCCGAATGCAGCCGTAATCAGAACCTCCCCGTCCTCAATCACCAACTACACCAGATAACCGTCCTCGCGCCGGAGGGATCGCTCATCCTGGACCGCGACACCGGCGACGTCCTCTACTTCACGCCCGAGGATGCGACCCAGCGGGACGAGGCGGGGGATGAGCACCCCGAGGACCGCGACCGTCTCCTGGGGCTGATCGAGAAGTACGACGCGGAGCAGGCCGCCCTGCGCGACACGTACAACCCGGAGGCGGCCGGTCTGAGCCCCGAAGAGACGGCGGCCCAGCTCGAGAACCTGCGCGCCGTCGGCTACCTGCAGTAA